One window from the genome of Eucalyptus grandis isolate ANBG69807.140 chromosome 7, ASM1654582v1, whole genome shotgun sequence encodes:
- the LOC104454539 gene encoding protein LATERAL ROOT PRIMORDIUM 1 yields MAATHHFNYASADHINMLGLRDVVFIGPPSSLHHQQPQQPPSVSDHHPHHPNFHLPSSTALGVGVSIFPLLTAAPYNVVEDCGNPNANNNSEANGTANFWRRCEVQSSLSKKDALGVGEDESNKGEKPEEIGGLSSSNLRVCKDCGNRAKKECSYRRCRTCCKSRGYDCSTHVRSTWVPAARRRERQMAMMGIGFGAGGGGGGEGGAAGGGGGSSGSSSGVKRPKLVDGSSNHGATNASSTSNATTPRSFDTSSCHHQDASFKQSLPGQVRAPAVFRCIRVTAISDNAAEFAYQATVSISGHVFRGFLYDQGLDEKNAFPCISELRFGRVASTRNGDSSPIVDPSSAYAASGCRRLLEVPGDE; encoded by the exons ATGGCCGCCACTCACCACTTCAACTACGCGTCGGCCGACCACATCAACATGCTCGGCCTCCGCGACGTGGTCTTCATCGGCCCGCCGTCTTCCCTGCACCACCAGCAGCCCCAGCAGCCGCCCTCCGTCTCCGaccaccacccccaccaccCCAACTTCCACTTGCCGTCGTCGACCGCCTTGGGCGTCGGCGTCAGCATCTTCCCGTTGCTCACCGCGGCGCCGTACAATGTGGTCGAGGATTGCGGGAACCCCAACGCCAACAACAACAGCGAGGCCAACGGCACTGCGAACTTCTGGAGGAGATGCGAAGTTCAGTCCAGCCTCTCCAAGAAAGACGCGCTGGGCGTGGGGGAAGACGAGAGCAATAAAGGGGAGAAGCCGGAGGAGATCGGTGGGTTGAGCAGTAGCAATTTGAGGGTGTGTAAGGACTGTGGGAATAGAGCCAAGAAGGAGTGTAGTTATAGGAGGTGCAGGACCTGTTGCAAGAGTAGAGGGTATGATTGCTCCACCCACGTAAGGAGCACGTGGGTaccggcggcgaggaggcgggaGCGGCAGATGGCCATGATGGGGATTGGCTTtggcgccggcggcggcggcggtggtgaggGAGGAGCAgcaggtggcggcggcggttcTTCGGGATCGTCTTCTGGAGTGAAGAGACCAAAACTAGTTGATGGGTCATCAAATCACGGTGCAACTAATGCTTCTTCCACCTCCAATGCTACCACTCCTAGGAGCTTTGATACTAGTTCTTGTCATCAtcaag ATGCTAGCTTCAAGCAGTCCTTACCAGGCCAAGTTCGTGCTCCGGCCGTTTTTAGGTGCATAAGAGTCACTGCAATTAGTGACAATGCAGCTGAATTTGCCTATCAAGCTACCGTTAGCATCAGCGGGCATGTATTCAGGGGCTTCCTCTATGATCAGGGGTTGGATGAGAAGAATGCGTTTCCATGTATTTCAGAACTTCGATTTGGACGAGTGGCCAGCACGAGGAACGGAGATTCTTCTCCAATCGTTGACCCATCAAGTGCTTATGCAGCATCTGGTTGTCGCAGATTGCTTGAAG